Below is a window of Tolypothrix bouteillei VB521301 DNA.
AAGATACTGGAGAAGGACCTTTTTTACGGACGGGGGACTTGGGATTTTTGCACGATGGCGAACTATTCGTCACCGGGCGTGTCAAAGATATGATTATCATCCGAGGGCAAAACCATTATCCTCAAGACATTGAACTGACCGTAGAAAAGAGCCATCCGGCACTACGCGCTGGTTGTGGAGCGGTGTTTACAGTCGAGGTTAAGGGTGAAGAGCGATTGGTCGTTGTTCAAGAGGTAGAGCGTAATTATTTGAGAAAACTCAATGTGAATGAGGTAGTTGGAAGTATTAATCAGGCTGTAGCGGCGGAACACGGTCTACAGGTTTATGCCACCGTACTGGTTAAGACCGGGAGTATCCCTAAAACTTCCAGTGGTAAAATACAGCGCAATACCTGTCGGTCTGAGTTCCTTCGTGGAAGTTTGAATGTCTTGGAAGATTGGAGTGAGAATCCAGAGAGCAAAACGAAATTCTTGCATTTGCATACTGAAATTGAATCACTGTTGCAACAATTGCAAGCTTCCAAGCAATAAGATCTGTGTTAGCACATCAAAGTTTGTAAAAGTCAAACATCTATCAAACACCCTGTGAAAAAACGTTTTAGTTAAACCTGTAGAGACACGAGCGATGGAAATGCTAAATGTTGAAGTCAAAGAGAATCTAACGATTTCTCCTAAAAAGGATGCACAAAAGGAGCTACTAACTGTCAAAAAAATTCAAGCTTGGCTTGTATCTCGTTTAGCAGAACAACTGGAAATTAACTCAAATCAGATTGATGTCACGATTCCTTTTGAGCAGTATGGTGTGGATTCCTTGACAGCAGTCAGTTTGACTGGTGACTTAGAAAAGTGGCTTGGATGCGAGATCGATCCTACTCTACTCTACGATTACCCAACTATTAAGGCTCTGGCGCAGCATTTATTTGAGGAAGTCGCAGTCAAGGTGTAAGCCGTAATTCGTTGGCTGACACATTAGTAATGATATGTAAAGGAAATGGAACCCATAGCAATTATCGGTATTGGCTGTCGTTTTCCCAGTGCTGACAACCCAGAAGTCTTTTGGCAAATCTTGCATAACAAAGTCGATGCCATCACTGAAGTACCAAAAGAGCGTTGGGATGTTGATGCCCTGTACGATCCAAAGCCAGCGACTCCAGAAAAAATGAATACCCGTTGGGGTGGCTTTTTGGAGCAGGTAGATCGATTTGAACCCAGTTTCTTTAACATTTCCCCTCGTGAGGCAGAGCCAATAGACCCCCAACAAAGATTGTTGTTGGAGGTGGCTTGGGAAGCTCTAGAAAACGCGGGAATTGCACCACAAAAGTTAGCTGGCAGCAAGACTGGAGTTTTTATTGGCATCTGCAACGCTGACTATCACAGGCTTCTCTATCAAAATTCCTCCTGCATAAATGCATATAGCGGCACGGGTACTGCTTCCTCCATTTCAGCTAACCGTATATCCTACGTGCTGGATTTAAGAGGTCCAAGTGTCGCAATAGATACTGCTTGCTCTTCGTCCTTGGTCGCAGTCCACTTTGCCTGTCAAAGTTTGCGGAGTGGCGAGTCCAGTATGTGCTTGGTTGGAGGGGTCAACTTGATTTTGTCCCCCGATATGGGCATAACTTTTTCTCAAGCGCAGATGATGGCATCTGACGGTCGGTGTAAAACTTTTGATGCTAAGGCTGACGGTTATGTACGGGGGGAGGGCTGCGGTGTAGTCGTTCTGAAACTCCTAAAAGATGCAATTCGGGATAAAGACAATATTCGGGCGATCGTCAAAGGCTCAGCAATTAACCAAGATGGTCTGAGCAATGGACTGACAGCACCCAATGCACTTGCCCAACAAGCGGTCATCCGTGAAGCTTTGAAAAATGCAGAAGTGACACCAGCGCAAATTAGCTACATTGAAGCTCACGGTAGTGCCACTTCTTTAGGAGATCCAATTGAATTTAAATCTTTAAAAGCTGTGCTCATGAAGGATCGTCAGCCAGACCAACCTTGTTGGATTGGCTCGGTTAAAACCAATATTGGTCATTTAGAAGCAGCGGCTGGAATTGCTGGGCTCATCAAAGTGGTACTTTCACTGCAACACGGGGAAATACTACCGAATCTACATTTGGTGCAGTTAAATCCTTATATTTCCCTCAAAGGAACAACTTTTTCTATCCCTACTGAATGCCAGCCTTGGGTTGCTGGTACAGAAAAACGTTTGGCTGGGGTCAGCGCCTTTGGCTTTGGGGGTACAAATTGTCACGTCATTCTAGAAGAAGCACCTATCGATTTTAGATTGAGCGATGCTGGTAAGAATCCAAAATCTGAAATCCAAAATCCAAAATCCACAGAATGCCCCCTGCACCTTTTGACGCTTTCGGCAAAAAGTGAGAAGGCGCTTGTGGAACTGGCCCAAAAGTATGTAAATTTCTTTGCATCTCATCCTGAAGTATCGCTTTTTGATGTTTGCTATACAGCCAATACGGGGCGATCGCATTTTAACCACCGCCTTGCTGTGATGGCTTCTTCTTGTGTACAAGCGCGAGAAAAACTAACAAACTTCTGCACTAAACAAGAATCAGCACAAGTCTTCAAGGGACAGGGCAGTAGTTTACCAAAAGTAGCCTTTCTCTTCACGGGTCAGGGGTCTCAATATGTGGGTATGGGACGCCAACTCTACGAAACTGCGCCCGTCTTCCGCACAGCCATCAATTGCTGCAATGAAATTTTGCGTCCCTATCTGGAAAAGCCTTTGCTATCGGTTCTTTACCCGGAACCAGGTCAGACTTCACCAATTAACCAAACCGCTTACACTCAACCCGCTTTATTTGCCATAGAGTATGCATTGGTACAATTGTGGCAATCCTGGGGAATTCACCCTGATGCTGTCATGGGTCATAGTGTCGGGGAATACGTTGCCGCCACTGTAGCGGGAGTCTTGAGTTTGGAAGATGGTTTAAAGCTGATTGCTAACAGAAGCCGCCTGATGCAGAGTCTACCGACCGGCGGTGAAATGGTAGCAGTGTTTGCTGATGAAAAATATATCCGTTTTGTTACTGAGATTGATAACAAAAGAGTCTCATTTGCTGCTTTTAATGGAGGGGGAAACACGGTAATTTCCGGTCAATCACAAGCAGTCCAAGAAATTTGTGCTGACCTAGAAGCAGCAGGAATACCGACCAAAAAGCTACAAACCTCTCACGCCTTCCACTCACCACTGATGGAACCGATACTGGCTCAATTTCGGGAGGTTGCCGATCGGATAACCTATGGTGTTCCCGACATAACCATTATCTCCAATCTTACAGGAGAGCCACTCACTCAGGAGGAGATATCAGCTGATTACTGGTGTCGCCATTTGCGCTACCCAGTACAATTTGCCAAAAGTCTCAAAGCACTTCACGCGGAAGGATACGAGGTGTTTGTGGAGATAGGGCCAAAACCAACATTGTTGGGGATGGGGCGTAACTGTTTGCCAGACAAGGTAGGAGTTTGGTTGCCTTCGTTGCGTCCGGGGCAAGAAGATTGGCAGGTATTACTCCAGAGTTTAGGGGAATTATACGTGCGTGGAGCAGAGGTAGATTGGTCTGGTTTTGACTGGGACTGCGGTCGTCGTCTGCAATTACCAACTTATCCTTTCCAACGACAGCGCTATTGGGTGGAGAGCGCCGCAAACGATAGTTCCCAAGCAGACAACTTATCCCAAGACAAGATTCAAAGCCCCATCGTGCAACTCCTAAACCAAGGAGATACCCAACACATAGTTCAAAATTTAGAAAAGACAGGAGAACTTTCAGAAGACGAGTTAAGAATGTTGCCAAAGCTATTAGAACTGTTAGTCAAACAAGACCGACAGTTGCTAGGAGCAGCATCTGTTAAAGATTGGCTTTACGAAGTAGAGTGGAAACAGTTGCCGCCTCAGGTAAAGGCTCAAGAGAAAAGCGGAATTCAAAAAATCGGTACTTGGCTAATTTTTGCTGACTTGGAGGGTGTGGGACAAAACCTGGCCAAACTTTTGCGATCGCAAGGTCACACCTGTATTTTAGTTCATCCGGGGAATACCTGTAATTTAAGAAAGGACGGAACTTGGTGCATTAGCCCTTCTAGCCCAGCAGATTTTAAATGTCTTTTCCAAGAAGTTTTAGAAACTCTAGAGCGTCCTTTACAAGGAATTATCCACCTGTGGAGTTTAGAGGCACAATCGGCTTCATCTCTGACAATCTCCTCTCTAGAACAAGCTCAGACCCTTGGTGTTGGTAGCGTATTGTATTTGCTACAAGCTCTCATCAAAGAACTGGAAACTAAAAAGAATAGGGATTTTCCCGCATCAGTTTCCCCCCTACCCCAATTGTGGTTGGTGACACGGGGAGCGGTACCAGTCGGTTCGGAACTTCCTGGGGTGGCGCAATCTTCTTTATGGGGATTGGGCAAAGTCGTGGCTCTAGAACATCCCGAACTGTGGGGCGGAATGCTCGATTTAGCCCCAGAATTTACTGGTGATGAGGCAATAGAACTGCTAGCAGAAATTGAGAATTCTTGTGGGGAAGACCATATCGCCTTTCGCAACGGCAATCGCTATGTCGCTCGCTTGGTGCCCAAACAACTGTCAGAATCCAAACAAGTGGCACTCCGCTCAGATAGCACTTACCTAATTACTGGAGGTTTGGGGGCTTTGGGATTGAGAGTAGCCCGTTGGATGGTGGCACAGGGGGCAAGACAATTGGTACTCACTGGACGCAGCAAAGCTTCAGATGAAGCGCAATCAATCCTCCGACAACTCGAACAACTTGGAGCCAAGGTTTTCGTTGCTCAAGCAGATGTGTCTGATGAAGCGGATGTACTGAAGTTGCTTGAAGCGATCGACACATCAATGTCACCCCTGCGGGGAATTGTTCATGCTGCTGGAGTTTTAGATGACGGCATCTTGCTACAGCACTCCTGGGAGCGTTATAGTAAAGTGATGGCTCCAAAAGTGAAAGGGGCATGGAATCTACACGCGTTGACCCAAGGTCTGCCGTTAGACTTCTTTGTTTTATTTTCTTCAGCAGCTTCATTACTAGGCTCGCCCGGTCAAGGGAATTACGTTGCTGCCAACAGTTTCATGGATGCCCTAGCTCATCATCGCCGATTCCAAGGACTACCGGGATTAAGCATCAACTGGGGACTTTGGGCTGATGTGGGGATGGCAACTGGTTTGGTAAACCGTTACCAGGCTGCCAATGCGATGGGATTAAAGAGCATCGCTCCAGAGCAAGGATTGCAAGTTCTAGAACAAGTTCTGGGACAAGCGACTTCACAGATTGGGGTATTACCAATCGATTGGTCGGTTTTGAGACAGCAATTAAGGGTTAGCGGTCAACTGCCATCGTTACTTGTTGAATTTGCTAACACAGAAGACCGGGCAGAAACTGCTCAGTCATCGGCTCTGCAGTCCGATATTCTACAAAAATTACAGGCGGCGGCGGCAAACGAACGCCTCTCCCTATTAACGACCCACATTCAAGGAGAAGTCGCCAAGGTTCTGGGGCTTCCACCATCTGAATTGCCCGATCCAAAACAAAACTTCTTTGATATGGGTATGGATTCTCTGATAGCAGTTGAGCTAAAAAACCAGTTGCAAAACCATTTAGGGCAATTCCTTCCCTCAACTCTAGCCTTTAACTATCCCAACATCAATTCCCTTGCTCAATACCTATCTCAAGATGTTCTTTCTCTAGATATTTCTGCTCAGACAAGTCAGGATTTACCACAAAATCAAGAAGAACTGACTACTTCTTTGGAAGAAATTAAACAACTTTCAGAAAGGGAGGTTATGGCTTTAATAGCTCAAGAATTTGAAGCGTATAGATAAGGAGATTTTCTGTTGATATGAGTCAGTTGCCGTCAGATACCAGTCAACTCTCTGCACTGCAACAATCGCTTTTTGTAGTGCAGAAGTTAAAATCCAAACTTACTGAGATTGAGAATGCAAAAACAGAGCCAATTGCTATTATCGGCATGAGTTGTCGCTTTCCTGGGGGAGCGAATGACCCGGAGAGATTCTGGCAGCTATTGCATGAAGGTGCAGACACCATCTCTGAGGTACCAGCCCAGAGGTGGAACATTAACGATTATTACGATCCAAACCCCGATGCACTGGGGAAAATGTACACTCGGACTGCGGGTTTTTTAAATGAGGTAGACCAGTTCGATCCCTTGTTCTTTGGGATTTCCCCTCGGGAAGCAGTCAGCTTAGAC
It encodes the following:
- a CDS encoding SDR family NAD(P)-dependent oxidoreductase produces the protein MEPIAIIGIGCRFPSADNPEVFWQILHNKVDAITEVPKERWDVDALYDPKPATPEKMNTRWGGFLEQVDRFEPSFFNISPREAEPIDPQQRLLLEVAWEALENAGIAPQKLAGSKTGVFIGICNADYHRLLYQNSSCINAYSGTGTASSISANRISYVLDLRGPSVAIDTACSSSLVAVHFACQSLRSGESSMCLVGGVNLILSPDMGITFSQAQMMASDGRCKTFDAKADGYVRGEGCGVVVLKLLKDAIRDKDNIRAIVKGSAINQDGLSNGLTAPNALAQQAVIREALKNAEVTPAQISYIEAHGSATSLGDPIEFKSLKAVLMKDRQPDQPCWIGSVKTNIGHLEAAAGIAGLIKVVLSLQHGEILPNLHLVQLNPYISLKGTTFSIPTECQPWVAGTEKRLAGVSAFGFGGTNCHVILEEAPIDFRLSDAGKNPKSEIQNPKSTECPLHLLTLSAKSEKALVELAQKYVNFFASHPEVSLFDVCYTANTGRSHFNHRLAVMASSCVQAREKLTNFCTKQESAQVFKGQGSSLPKVAFLFTGQGSQYVGMGRQLYETAPVFRTAINCCNEILRPYLEKPLLSVLYPEPGQTSPINQTAYTQPALFAIEYALVQLWQSWGIHPDAVMGHSVGEYVAATVAGVLSLEDGLKLIANRSRLMQSLPTGGEMVAVFADEKYIRFVTEIDNKRVSFAAFNGGGNTVISGQSQAVQEICADLEAAGIPTKKLQTSHAFHSPLMEPILAQFREVADRITYGVPDITIISNLTGEPLTQEEISADYWCRHLRYPVQFAKSLKALHAEGYEVFVEIGPKPTLLGMGRNCLPDKVGVWLPSLRPGQEDWQVLLQSLGELYVRGAEVDWSGFDWDCGRRLQLPTYPFQRQRYWVESAANDSSQADNLSQDKIQSPIVQLLNQGDTQHIVQNLEKTGELSEDELRMLPKLLELLVKQDRQLLGAASVKDWLYEVEWKQLPPQVKAQEKSGIQKIGTWLIFADLEGVGQNLAKLLRSQGHTCILVHPGNTCNLRKDGTWCISPSSPADFKCLFQEVLETLERPLQGIIHLWSLEAQSASSLTISSLEQAQTLGVGSVLYLLQALIKELETKKNRDFPASVSPLPQLWLVTRGAVPVGSELPGVAQSSLWGLGKVVALEHPELWGGMLDLAPEFTGDEAIELLAEIENSCGEDHIAFRNGNRYVARLVPKQLSESKQVALRSDSTYLITGGLGALGLRVARWMVAQGARQLVLTGRSKASDEAQSILRQLEQLGAKVFVAQADVSDEADVLKLLEAIDTSMSPLRGIVHAAGVLDDGILLQHSWERYSKVMAPKVKGAWNLHALTQGLPLDFFVLFSSAASLLGSPGQGNYVAANSFMDALAHHRRFQGLPGLSINWGLWADVGMATGLVNRYQAANAMGLKSIAPEQGLQVLEQVLGQATSQIGVLPIDWSVLRQQLRVSGQLPSLLVEFANTEDRAETAQSSALQSDILQKLQAAAANERLSLLTTHIQGEVAKVLGLPPSELPDPKQNFFDMGMDSLIAVELKNQLQNHLGQFLPSTLAFNYPNINSLAQYLSQDVLSLDISAQTSQDLPQNQEELTTSLEEIKQLSEREVMALIAQEFEAYR
- a CDS encoding acyl carrier protein, which codes for MLNVEVKENLTISPKKDAQKELLTVKKIQAWLVSRLAEQLEINSNQIDVTIPFEQYGVDSLTAVSLTGDLEKWLGCEIDPTLLYDYPTIKALAQHLFEEVAVKV